Sequence from the Phycisphaerales bacterium genome:
TCGATTCGTGCGGGACCGGGCCGTGGCACGTGGGCAAGGGCGCGGACGGGCGGAGCGTGGAGGTGGCGCGTCGGCACGGGCTGAACCTCGTGCACAAGGCGAGACAGCTGGACCCCACGAGCGACTTCCTGAAGTTCGAGTGGCTGATCGCGATGGACCGGCAGAACCGCGAGGACCTGATCGCGGAGGGGGCGCCGCGGGAGCGGGTGCACCTGATGCGCGCCTTCGACCCGGCGCTCGCGGGTATGCCCGAAAACCGCCTCGACGTGCCCGACCCGTACTACGGCGAGGGCGACGGGTTCGAGCGGGTGTACGAGATGCTGACGACTGCGAGCGCGGGGCTGCTGGACCGACTCTTGAGCTAGGGGCGGGGCCAGCCTTCCTTGAGGAACAGGCCGTCCTTGTGGAAGACCTCGCCGTCGGCCTCGATGGTGCCGCCCTTGCGGAGGTCGCAGATCATGTCCCAGTGCAGGCCCGACTCGTTGGAGTTGCCGCTCTCGGGGTACCCCGCGCCAACCGCGGCGTGGAAGGTGCCGCCGATCTTCTCGTCGAACAGGATGTTCTTGGTGTGGTCCTTGATGGCGTAGTTGGTGCCGATGGCGATCTCGCCGAGCACGCGGGCGCCCGCATCCTGGTCCAGCATCTTGATGAGGAACGCCTCGTTCTTCTTCGCGGAGGCGTCGACGACACGCCCGCCCTTGAAGACCAGGCGCACGCCCTCGACCTCTCTCCCGTTGTACAGGGCGGGGTAGGTGTAGTTGACGTGCCCGTCCACGCCCTTGGGGCCGGCGAAGACCTCGCCGTCGGGGAAGTTGCTCTCGCCGAAGCAGTTGATCCACGTTGACCCATCGACATTCACGGTCAGGTCGGTGCCGTCGTGCCCGCCGGGGCCGCTGACACCGGGCACGCGGAAGCGGACGACCTTCTTCTTCTGCAGGTACTCGCGGACGCGCTCCTGCGTCTCGTAGATGCTCTTCCACTTGGCGACCGGGTCGGGCAGGTGGAGGTAGCAGGCCTCGAACACGAAGTTCTCGTACTGCGTGAGGCTCATGTCCGCGTCCTGGGCGCTGGCGTTGGTGGGGAACGCCGTGCCGACCCAGCGGAACTCCTTCCGCGCGCTGCGGTTCATGAACTCCTTGAACCAGGGGCGGCGGGCCTGCTGGAGCAGCGCGGCCTTCTGCGGGTCAACCTTGCCGAGGTACTTGGTGTTGAGCTGAGTCCAGAAGCTGATCTGGACGTCGATGGTCTTGTAGGTCTCGACCATGAGCGGCGAGCAGTAGCGGATCTGGTCGTCGCTGCCGTGCGTGAGGAGGACCTCGGTGAGCTGCTCGCTGCGCGGTAGCCAGAAGGGGTTGCCGCCGGCCTTGAGAACCTTCTCGGCCACGGCCTCGGTGAGGGGCATGGCGATGGGCTCGGCGGCGATGGCGACGAGGTCGCCGGGCTTGACCTTGGTGGAGAAGTTCACGAGCACATCGGCCAGCTTGTCGAGTCGGGGGTCGCGCATTGAAGCCTCGTTTGAGGGGAGATGAGCCTGTTCCCGGGAGGCCGCGTGGGCAATGAGAGGTGCCCGGCGGTGTTGGGCCGGGGAGACTAGCACGGGCAGGCGGTGTTCTACAATCACCTGTGCGTGGAACGCTGAGCCGGAGTGCCGGCCGAGCATGCACGAAGGATTCTCCGGCGCGGGCCGCACGGCCCCCGGAAACACCAAGGAAACAAGGAGTTCGACCATGCGTCAGATGAATCGCACCATCCTTGCGCTCGTGGCCGGGGTGGGGATTGCCGGGGGTGTGTCGGCCTGGAGCCAGGCGCAGGATTCGCGCCCGCCGCAGCCCCCCGCGGCCCGGATCGCCACCGTGGATGTGCTGGGCATCGTTGAGCGGATGCTCGCCAGCGACCGATACCGGCCCGCGCAGGAAGCGTACCTGAAACAGGAGAACGACAAGCTGCGGCCGATGGCCGATGAGTTGGCGGCAATCGAGGAGCGGGGGTCGAAGCTCGCGCAGGGCTCGCCTGAGCTGGAGGCGCTGGGGCGCGAGTTTGACACGAAGCAGGAGGCGTTCCAGCGCGCACGCCAGGAAGGATTGACGCGGATCGAGGAGTACAACGCCAACCAGGTGCGGGAGGCGTACCGGCTGACGCTGGAGGCCGTGGACGAGGTATCGGGGCGGATGGGGTACACGCACGTGGTTTCGTCGCGAACGGGGGACGTGACGATCAAGTCTCAGAACGTGGCGGGGGCGCTGCAGGAGATCCTTGCCCGGCCGATGGCGCGGTCGCCGCGGGCGGATGACCTGACCGAGCGGCTCATCCGGCAGTTGCGGCTGGAGAACGTGCGGTTCGAGGAGCCGCCGGCGCGGCAGCCCGAGGGCGCCGACCGCGGCCCGGTCCAGCCGCTGCGGTAAGTGGCGGGCGGGAGAAAAACGAAAAGCCCCGGGCGGGTGCCCGGGGCTTTTTCATGCACTCAGGTTGTCGCGGGGCTCAGCAGGCGCCGCCGCCAAGGACACGGAAGAAGGACTCGATGTCGGCGTCGGTGCCGATGTCGCCGTCGCCGTTGAAGTCGGCGCCGCCAGCGAAGCACGAGGCGCAGCAGTTGCCCCCAAGGCAGGCAAAGAACGCCTCGATGTCGGCGTCGGTGCCGAAGTCGCCGTCGCCGTTGAAGTCCTGGTCGCCGCAGGTGGGGCCGGTGATGTCGGTAATGGTCAGGACGCCCGCGCCCTGG
This genomic interval carries:
- a CDS encoding low molecular weight protein-tyrosine-phosphatase produces the protein MSGESSIPVLFVCLGNICRSPLAKVILTEQARARGVLDRFVIDSCGTGPWHVGKGADGRSVEVARRHGLNLVHKARQLDPTSDFLKFEWLIAMDRQNREDLIAEGAPRERVHLMRAFDPALAGMPENRLDVPDPYYGEGDGFERVYEMLTTASAGLLDRLLS
- a CDS encoding aminopeptidase — its product is MRDPRLDKLADVLVNFSTKVKPGDLVAIAAEPIAMPLTEAVAEKVLKAGGNPFWLPRSEQLTEVLLTHGSDDQIRYCSPLMVETYKTIDVQISFWTQLNTKYLGKVDPQKAALLQQARRPWFKEFMNRSARKEFRWVGTAFPTNASAQDADMSLTQYENFVFEACYLHLPDPVAKWKSIYETQERVREYLQKKKVVRFRVPGVSGPGGHDGTDLTVNVDGSTWINCFGESNFPDGEVFAGPKGVDGHVNYTYPALYNGREVEGVRLVFKGGRVVDASAKKNEAFLIKMLDQDAGARVLGEIAIGTNYAIKDHTKNILFDEKIGGTFHAAVGAGYPESGNSNESGLHWDMICDLRKGGTIEADGEVFHKDGLFLKEGWPRP